A DNA window from Leptolyngbya sp. KIOST-1 contains the following coding sequences:
- a CDS encoding pentapeptide repeat-containing protein, protein MNAQEILALYATGHRDFSHANLVEVCLVNAQLAGAKLVGAELANANLSGAQLTETRFDKAKLNQAKLSQTALVQACLTHADLSGADLSGANLNAANLSGADLSGADLSGACLGGAELQNANLYQADLSGVDLRCADLTGANLRDTDLSDANLEGAYLGKADLTGATLTGGTLNKAQLDHTILPDGTIAS, encoded by the coding sequence ATGAATGCCCAGGAAATTCTTGCTCTGTACGCCACAGGGCATCGAGATTTTAGCCACGCCAATCTGGTGGAAGTTTGCCTGGTCAATGCTCAGTTGGCTGGGGCTAAGCTGGTTGGGGCGGAACTGGCGAATGCTAACTTAAGTGGGGCACAGCTGACAGAAACCCGCTTTGACAAAGCCAAGCTCAACCAGGCTAAGCTGTCCCAGACGGCCCTGGTGCAGGCCTGCTTAACCCATGCCGATTTGAGCGGCGCAGATTTGAGCGGGGCCAATTTGAACGCGGCCAATCTGAGCGGGGCAGACCTGAGTGGGGCAGACCTGAGTGGGGCCTGTCTGGGGGGAGCAGAGCTGCAAAATGCCAACCTGTACCAGGCCGATCTAAGCGGCGTAGATCTGCGCTGTGCCGACCTGACGGGGGCCAACCTTAGGGATACCGACCTCAGCGATGCCAATCTGGAAGGGGCCTACCTGGGCAAAGCCGACCTCACTGGGGCCACCCTGACTGGGGGCACCCTCAACAAGGCGCAGCTGGATCACACCATTCTGCCCGACGGCACCATTGCCAGTTAG
- a CDS encoding diguanylate cyclase domain-containing protein, with amino-acid sequence MNTLFDRIDAVQQQALLLQERASASPINAELLAVALDNLTLVIEELRTAHEEMMLQNQALADYRQQLETERQRYQDLFNLAPDGYLVSDAKGMIQAGNVAITALLRLPQESLVAKPMVLFLPIEHRRAFYAVLAQLGRTTQALPTKTWETKLLPRQGAAVDVAITVSTSHENGEARLHWLVRDITEKKQAEAEMRRQAFYDPLTGLPNRAFLDTYLPKVLAQADRQQTQVAVAFLDLDQFKTINDSLGHGVGDQLLHQVAQRLAHCLRGEDLLVRWGGDEFILVLSQLAAAESVGRTCDRILASLQPAFAIDGQPLHIGTSIGIALFPQHGTDPTTLLRHADQALYQAKNQGRNTYRFYSDGYCA; translated from the coding sequence GTGCGTCCCCCATCAATGCCGAGCTGCTGGCGGTGGCCCTGGACAACCTCACCCTGGTGATCGAAGAGCTGCGCACCGCCCATGAAGAGATGATGCTGCAAAACCAGGCCCTGGCCGACTACCGCCAGCAGCTGGAGACCGAGCGCCAGCGCTACCAAGATCTGTTTAACCTCGCCCCCGACGGCTACCTGGTGAGCGATGCCAAGGGCATGATTCAGGCGGGCAATGTGGCAATCACTGCCCTGCTGCGCCTGCCCCAGGAGTCACTGGTGGCCAAGCCCATGGTGCTGTTTCTGCCGATTGAGCACCGCCGCGCCTTCTATGCTGTGCTGGCGCAGCTGGGCCGCACCACCCAGGCGCTGCCCACCAAAACCTGGGAGACCAAGCTACTGCCCCGCCAGGGGGCCGCCGTCGATGTCGCTATTACCGTCTCCACCAGCCACGAGAACGGCGAAGCCCGCCTGCACTGGCTGGTGCGCGACATCACCGAAAAAAAGCAGGCCGAGGCCGAAATGCGCCGCCAGGCCTTCTACGATCCGCTCACCGGCCTGCCCAACCGCGCCTTTCTCGACACCTACCTGCCCAAGGTGCTGGCCCAGGCCGATCGCCAGCAGACCCAGGTGGCAGTGGCCTTTTTAGACCTCGACCAGTTCAAAACCATCAACGACAGCCTGGGCCACGGGGTGGGCGACCAGCTGCTGCACCAGGTGGCCCAGCGCCTGGCCCACTGCCTGCGGGGCGAAGACCTGCTGGTGCGCTGGGGCGGCGACGAGTTTATTCTGGTGCTCTCGCAGCTGGCGGCGGCGGAGTCGGTGGGGCGCACCTGCGATCGCATTCTGGCCAGCCTGCAACCCGCCTTTGCGATCGACGGCCAGCCGCTGCACATCGGCACCAGCATTGGCATCGCCCTATTTCCCCAGCACGGCACCGACCCCACCACCCTGCTGCGCCACGCCGACCAGGCCCTCTACCAGGCCAAAAACCAGGGCCGCAACACCTACCGATTCTATAGCGATGGCTATTGCGCCTAG
- a CDS encoding response regulator, with product MSSESQIAFNPGILKDVRILIVDNDADSRYLYKVLFEIYGALVTETESIASAMTFLEWLTPDIVICEVRFFEEDVLLLIQKIKILALGRDRTIPVLIVSAYCAAKFAQSLLTMVEDYLPKPIDIDHLVDEVWNLVHLSKSTRKVNIQDWVEKRKVWTKQRAIATMLSYSGA from the coding sequence ATGTCCAGTGAAAGTCAGATCGCCTTTAACCCTGGAATACTCAAGGATGTGCGGATACTGATCGTTGACAACGATGCTGATAGCCGATATCTCTACAAGGTTTTGTTTGAGATCTACGGCGCACTGGTGACAGAAACTGAGTCTATTGCCAGTGCCATGACCTTCCTAGAGTGGCTAACTCCCGATATCGTGATCTGTGAAGTCAGATTTTTTGAGGAGGATGTGTTGCTGCTGATCCAGAAAATTAAAATCTTAGCTCTGGGCCGCGATAGAACCATTCCAGTGCTGATAGTTTCAGCCTATTGCGCAGCCAAATTTGCCCAAAGCCTGCTCACAATGGTCGAAGACTATCTGCCCAAGCCGATTGATATCGATCACTTAGTCGATGAGGTTTGGAATTTGGTTCACTTATCAAAATCCACAAGAAAAGTCAACATCCAGGACTGGGTGGAAAAGCGAAAAGTCTGGACAAAACAGCGCGCCATCGCCACCATGCTGTCCTATAGCGGTGCCTGA
- a CDS encoding DUF1830 domain-containing protein, producing the protein MTYILSLLKSKPLAPVQRQGESPILCYYINDTVDTQIIRIVSESEYHFERIVFPKERVLFEAFLESYLEIHSPHLGRNRITRSECRLLQVSEQ; encoded by the coding sequence ATGACTTACATTCTTTCTCTCTTGAAGTCTAAACCGCTAGCTCCAGTTCAGAGACAAGGCGAATCGCCCATCCTTTGCTACTACATTAACGACACAGTAGATACGCAAATCATTCGCATTGTAAGCGAGTCAGAATACCATTTTGAGCGGATTGTTTTTCCCAAGGAGCGAGTTTTGTTTGAGGCTTTTCTAGAATCTTATCTGGAAATCCATTCGCCCCACCTCGGCAGGAATCGAATCACTCGATCTGAGTGTAGGCTATTGCAGGTCAGTGAACAGTAG
- the psb34 gene encoding photosystem II assembly protein Psb34, protein MTNANLNPKPVDPKSASDGSELIPAEIQANIRHHDAEQATQGEAIPGTTVDDEGLINNFATEPRVYPATYPSPRQQRRYLVLGATAIVFVAVLVWISFSVS, encoded by the coding sequence ATGACTAATGCAAATTTAAATCCAAAGCCTGTAGATCCAAAATCTGCCAGCGACGGTAGCGAGCTGATTCCCGCTGAGATTCAGGCTAATATTCGTCATCACGATGCCGAGCAGGCCACTCAAGGGGAGGCGATTCCGGGTACGACGGTGGACGATGAGGGGCTAATTAATAATTTCGCTACCGAGCCCAGAGTGTACCCTGCAACCTACCCTTCGCCCCGGCAGCAGCGCCGATACCTTGTTTTGGGTGCGACAGCCATTGTATTTGTGGCTGTTTTGGTCTGGATTTCATTTTCTGTGAGCTAG